One Stratiformator vulcanicus genomic window, TTTGAAGTTGATCCGCAGCGTCTTCTCGCAATGGGGACAATGCACATATCCCACCCGGAATTCACTCGGCGGCTTCCGGAGGTCAACCTTCGCTCCGCATAGCTTGCACGCGATCTTCGTTCCGACATATCGCCCGTTGACCCTTAATTCGCGATGGCAGCTTTCGCACTCGTGATAAATGCCGCGGGCCGCCACCTCGGCGTGCTCTTTGATTTCTTTTAGCGGGACGAACGCCGGAATCTCGACCGTATCACAATCGAGATCGGTGTTGAGCATCGCGCGGCAATTGCGGCAGCGGACCATGCGTGCCGGCATGTCTTCGCCGCATTCAGGGCAGGCTCCCCCGGGCCAAGCGGGCATGACAGGTTCCTCAATACGACCAAAATCAAATTCAACGACGTCAGCCCGCGGCCTACTCAGGATAACACGACAGAAGACATTAGTCTTGGCCGGGCAGACACATCAGCCGATGGAACGTCCGCAAAAAGAGCTTATTATTCGCAACCGCGGGGGTCGAATAGCTCGGGTCGCCCAAGGCCGTCCGACCGAGCAACTCGAATCGGTCGGACGCGGAAACCACGTACGCCGTGCCGTCCTCGCTCATCGCACACAACCGACCGTCGATGCAGACGGGCGAGCCGCTGAACGCCGCACCGGGCAGACGTTCGATCCAGAGACGACGAAAGTCGGTCGCGTCGAGACAGACGATGATTCCGCCGTCGGTCCACAGGAACAGTTTGCCGTCGTAGTAAACCGGAGTCGGAACATAGGGCAGTGAGCGCGTCATTTCCTTCACGATCGAACCGGCTTTTCGGTCTCCCTTGCCGTACGGGTCGATCGCCAGAAAATCCTTTCCGCCACCGCCCTGCCCAGCCGTTTGGATCACGAAGTCACCGGCCAGGATCGGGCTGCCGACGACCCGCTGCCGGAACCCGCGCGTCGACCAGACTTCTGAACCATCAGCCACGTCGACGGCCGTCACACCCGAGGCGCTGCTGGAGAGAACCACTTGCTTGCGGCCGTTCCGCTCAATCATCAACGGCGTTGAGTAAGCGGTGTGCCCGGAAGCCCGGTCGAGCTTCCAACGGACCTCGCCGTCGAACTTCGAGAAGGCGTACGTTGCACTCGGTCCCAATTGGTCATTCGTCACAATGACGAGATCACCCACCAGCAATGGCGACGCGCCGTGTCCGTGCTTGCTGTCGAACGGCCCGACGTCTTGCCGCCACAACAGTTCGCCATCGTGATCGAATGCGGAGACGACGAATTGCTCCGTATCGGCGAACGTCGTGCAGACGACGTCGGCATCGACGGCGGGCGATCCGGAGGCCCAACTGTTTTTCTGGTGCAGATGATTTGAATCGAGGTTGAGGTCGACCGACCAGATGGACGCACCGGTGGCGATGTCGATCGCGATCAATCGGCGATCGCGGCCGTCGTTCGTGGCCGTGTTGAGGAACAGGCGATCCCCCCACACGACCGGCGACGAATGGCCCACCCCTTCGATTTCGACGTTCCACAAGTAGTCTTCGGCAGCCCATTTGCTGGGGATGGTTGTTCCACTGACGACACCGGCGCCATCCGGTCCACGAAATCGCGGCCAATGTTCGGCCGCCGAGGCTTGGGCGGGGTAGGCAATAAGGACGATCATTCCCAGCGCAACAGCGAATTGGACTGATTTAGAGATAGGAATCGCGCGACCGAACAGGGCACTTCGCAGAGCCGAAATTGATGTCATGTTTGGAAACTCTTGAGTAAAGACCGCGGAAGGAATTGCAAGCGGCGGTTGTCGAAGTTGCTGTCAAAGATGCCGTGTTCGTCATCGCCAAATGGGGCAATGATCATCATGGAAACTGCCCGGCGAGTCCATCGTATCGGATTAGGCGCATCGGATCGCCTCTTTTGCGTACAATTGGCGTCAGCTTGGTCCCAGACGCTCGACAGCGTATTTTGTCAACATGGGCGGGATAAGTGAAACTGACATGCGGACACGGGAACACCTAGCGCAGGATCATGCGTATCTCGTCGTGCGCAGCGGCGCGAGTTGGCGCGACGTCTATCGGCTCGAGCCGGACCGGGTCCTCACGGTCGGACGCGCCGCCGAAAATCGCATCGTTCTCGCCGACGAAATGTGCAGCCGGCGTCACTGCGAGATCTACGGTCAGGCCGAGCAATGGAAGGTCCGTGACCTCGATAGTCGAAATGGGACGGAGGTCGACGGCAAACCGATCATCGAACTGGAACTGTCCGAAGGCAACGTCATTCAGATCGGCAGCACCGAGCTGATGTTTTCGTTCGATCTCGGGCGGATCGAGGCGGCACGCAACGGCGAAGATCAGCAATCGGCCACGATCACCGCTACTGGTCCGGAGATTCTCGATCGGCGAAAGGTCACCAGTTACCTGTCGCTCGAAGACTTGGAGCGTGCCGAAGACCTCGCGCGGCTCGGGGAGGATTTGGCGAGCCTGTATCGCCTGGCACTCAGCATGGCCGAGGTGGACGATATCTCCGACCTCGGACGGCGCGTCCTCGATCAACTCTGCAAGCGAACCGGGGCGGAGATCGGCGCGTTACTAATCACGAAGAAGTCGTCGCTCGACCTGCCACGCCTCAAGGTGCCCAACGACTTCGATTTGACCGCGTTTCACTCTGCCGATGGCGATCAGCCGAATCTGTCGCATTCCGTCTCCGAGATCGTACTCGACAGCGACGAAGCCGTGCTCGCTAACGATCTCGCCGACGACAGTCGACTCTCCGATCGAGACAGCCTTGGTGAATTACGGGCGCGGGGCGTGATTTGTGCGCCGATGCGGTGGGACGAAAAGACTTACGGGCTCGTCCACCTCTACACGATGAATCCGCAAATTCGATTGGGCACCAATGACCTCGACTTCACGTTGGCCGTTGCCAACCAATTGGCGATCGTCGTCAATCAGAAGCACGAGCGAGACCGCCTGACGCTGAACCTGACTCGGGCCGAAAGCGAAAATCGAAACCTCAAGCAGCAGCTTCGATCTGAGACCGAGATCATCGGCGACAGCCCGCCGATGCAGCAGCTTAAGACCGAGATTGCTCGGGTCGCTCCGACCGAGGCGACGGTCCTCGTGCGGGGCGAAAGCGGCGTTGGCAAGGAACTGGTCGCACGGGCCCTGCACGCCGGCAGCGGCCGCGCTAGCGGCCCGCTCGTCTGCCTCAACTGCGCGGCTCTCGCCGAGAGCCTATTGGAAAGCGAACTCTTCGGACACGAAAAAGGGGCCTTTACCGGCGCGACGGCCAAGAAAGCGGGTAAGTTCGAACAAGCCGACGGCGGGACGCTCTTTCTGGACGAAGTCGGCGAAATGCCCATGTCGATTCAGGCGAAGTTCCTGCGAGCGATGGAGGGACACGCCTTCGAACGGGTCGGCGGAAGCCGCCCGATCTCGGCCGATGTGCGGATCGTGGCGGCGACCAATCGCGATCTTGAAACAGCCGTGCGCGAGGGAGACTTTCGCCGAGACCTCTACTTTCGCCTCAATGTGGTCATCGTCACGGTGCCTCCACTGAAGCGACGAACAGGCGACATCGACATTCTAGCCCGGCACTTCGTGCAAAAGTTTTCGATGCGCAGCGACCGCGTGATTCGCGGCTTGACCAAATCGGCGGTCGAGTTGCTGCGGCACCATTCTTGGCCCGGGAACGTGCGAGAGCTTCAAAATACAATCGAACGTGCTGTCATCCTGTGCGAGGGGGACGAGATCGCTGACACCGATCTGCAACTCATGCCGCTCGATCAGGAAGAGGTCTCAACCGATACCGCAGAGTTCGCACCCGTTTCGCTTGCGGAAGTGGAGCGCCGACACATTCTGGCGACGCTCACGTCGACCGACGGCAACAAATCGAAGGCCGCCCAGATCCTCGGCATCGAACGTTCGACACTCGATCGCAAACTCAAGCGATATCGCGACGGTTAACAAAACGACGTATCTCGATGTTTGCCAAACTGAACAGGACAAATGCGTCGAGATGCCGCATCGCACCCTACTTTTCTGAACTTTCCGCTAGTAATTTGCCGGAAAGTTATTGACCCGTTTGAAATTCCGGCGAGAATCGGCGCGTTAAAGAACGAAAGCCGCCTTGGCTGGTCCTGCCACATCAGAGACTCCCTGTCGTTTGTTTGGGAGCCTCCGTGTCTTATTTAACGGGCTGACCGCGAGTTCATCACTCGGCGTGTATCGCCGTCTGGACTTCGAGGCGCTTCGATTCGATTTTCGCTGGTTCTAGGAGTACGGATATGTCTTTTACGTTCGATGAAGAAGTTGAAGGTCAGCAGAGTGAATATTTGGAGCACCCTTCGGACGAATATGATTTTCTGACCGAAGAGGATTTCCTGGCCATGGGAATCGATCCGACGATGCCGACCGAAGCAAAGCCCGGGTCTGAAGACAAGGTTCTGATGTTGGCTGCCCGTTATGCAGCCGGCTTGCCTCTGTGGCACGATTGCGACCGATATGATCACGGACCGGCGGTTTTTGACCCCTCAATGCTTGAATTTGCGGCTCAGGATGACGCCAAATAGTTGAGCAAACGCCGTTCCAAGACGAATCGCAAAAGGCCCCGAAGGTCGCTGACCTTCGGGGCCTTTTATTTCAATTTCGCGGCGATGCCGTAGTCAATCGCTCGATTTTGACTCGCATCAAAAGCAGACGGCCGCGTCACTCAGCCGGTTCGATTTTGACGATCTCGAGCCGCAATGTGCCGGTCGGAATCTCTGTCTCGGCCTGATCGCCCACCTTCTTGCCTTCGAGCGCCTGCGCGATCGGGCTACTTGTGAGAATCTTCATCGGCTCGGCGGAATAGTCCTCTTCGCCCGGCCCGACGAGTTCGTACTGTTCTTCTATATCGTCCGACAGGTCTTTGACCGTCACGATCGTTCCGAAACCGACCACGTCCTTCGGCAGGTCTTCCTTCTTGACGATCACGCAATTGGAGAGTCGGCTCTTCAACTGGTAGATCTTGGCCTGCAGCATCCCCTGCTGTTCTCGCTGGCCATGATATTCCGCATTCTCGCTCAGATCGCCTTCTTCGCGGGCGACTTTGATCGCCTCGCGGACCTGCGGCATCTCGACTTCTTCGAGCTGTTTGATCTCGGCCAGAATCTTGTCGTAGCCAGCTTGGGTGATCGGTTGTCGGTCCATAAGTACGCCCTCGCAATACAGAATCGCCACGTCCGGATTTTCCGGCGGGCGAAAAGAAAGACGGGCCGCACGTCGTCGGCCCGTCACTTCATTTTGAACAGCGAAACATTATATCAACGCCGCGAGACGTTTCGCCAGCGTAATCAGCCCGCAACGTCGGTCCAGCAACGCTCCTTCGCACTGTGGAGCACTGCATCGCAAACCTGCTGGGTCTCCAGAGCATCCCGGAACGTCGGACCGGCGGCCTCGCCGGTTTCGAGGCTCTTCAGGAAGTCCGCCACCTGATGGATGAAGGTGTGCTCGTACCCGATGCATAGTCCGGGGACCCACCAGTGATCCATGTAAGGCATGTCACCATCAGTGATGTGAACCGTCCGCCAACCACGGACGACCGAGTCGTCGCTGTGGTCGAAGTACTCCAGTCGGTTCAGATCGTGCAGGTCCCAGCGGATAGATGCCTTTTCGCCATTGATCTCGAACGTGTAAAGCGCCTTGTGCCCGCGGGCGTAACGGGTCGACTCGAACAGCCCCAGCGAACCGTTGCCGAAGTGGCACAGAAACGCACAGGCATCGTCGATCTTCACCGCTTCCATTTTTCCGGTCAGGTTGTGCATCCGCTCTTTGACGAAGGTCTCGGTCATCGCGGAGACATCGGTGATCGAGCCGTTGAGCCAAATCGCGGTGTCGATGCAGTGGGCCAGCAGGTCGCCGGTCACCCCACTCCCGGCGGCTTCGGCATCGAGTCGCCACAGCGCCGCCCCGCCCTGCGGTAAGTCCGCGTTGATCGTCCAGTCCTGCAGGAAGTTGGCGCGATAGTGGAATATCTTGCCGAGACGACCTTCGTCGATGAGTTGCTTGGCGAGCGTGACGGCCGGGATGCGGCGATAGTTGTACCAAACGATATTGGGGACACCGGCCTTCTCGACCGCCTCGCACATCTTCTCCGCTTCTTCGGAATCAATGGCCAACGGCTTTTCGCACAGGATCGTCTTGCCCGCTTCTGCGGCAGCGATCGCCGGTCCACTGTGCAGGTTGTTCGGCGTGCAGATATCGATCGCGTCGATGTCATTCCGCGCGATCAACTGCTTCCAGTCGGTCTCGACCGATTCGTAGCCCCATTGATCGGCAAAGGCCTGTGCCTTCTCCTTATCCCGCCCGCAGACAGCCTTCTTCACCGGCTTATACTCGGTGTCGAAGAAATGGCTGACTTGTGAGTAAGCGTTCGAATGCGTCCGGCCCATAAAGCCGTAACCGATCAGGCCGATGTTGAGTGGTTTAGACATGGTGTGGGTTCCCTATAGTGGCGAAAAAAAACTCAATTGCGCGGCTGACAAATCAGCGTGACGACTTCAGTTCCGCAAGCATGTTGCAGAGCATTGCTCCTTGCTCAATCGCATCGTCAAGTGCTTTGTGGGTGTGAGGCAACTTGTCGAACCAGCGTTTGGGCATGTTCCGTTTCGTCGAATTACGATAGTCCTTTCGGAGTAAGGCCATCGCAAGCGTCTTCATATCGAGCGCGGAGTGCGAAAACGGGCTGCGACCGACGAATCGAATGAGATACCAATAGACAAACAGGAAGTCGAAACCGGCCGGATAGGCCGCGAACACGGGCTTCCCCTCAAGGCTCTCGATCCAGCTCACATATCGATGCATTGCTTTGTCGGGAGGCTGCGGCTCGGTTCGACACGCGGCCCACGCGTCGGGCTGAGTTTTCCACCACTTCATGGTGTCGGGATGTCCGCTTGCTCCATCAAGCAAATCGAGATTGACCTCGAAGGTGTTCACGAGCGACTTATCGGCAAGATACGCGGCGCTACCGAGACTGAGCATTGAATGCGGGCCGGGGATGGGGCCGTCAGTTTCGACGTCAGTGCTGATGTAGATTTCGGGTTTAGGCATGGTTCAATGTCGCAATTTCGCAGCGCGCAGAACGCCATCCGCCCATGCGGCATCTTCGGCCTCGAGCGGCGGGTTCGGCTCTTCCGTATAGTCGATACGGTCTTCGTAAGGCCCCGTGTCGAAAGCAGCGTTGACGCAAACCTGCAGGTCAAGCACGACATCGGTGTCGCGAGCTCTGAGAGGAACCGGGATGCGCGGAAGGCGTTCGCGAACGCCGAGTAAGTAGAATTCGAAATCCTCGGACCCACGCCGCCCGATGTTGATTGCGTAGTCGTGCGCCTTGCTATTCTCGAAGACAGCCGGCGGCAGGTCGACGATCGGCCGACCACCGCGAAGCAGGTCGACCTCGACCAAGTGAATGCCCGCCCGGCGGGTTTCTTTTTGCTTACGTCGGTAAAGCCTACGACCTTTCCCACGGCTTTTATTTGCCGGACTAACAATCTCGATTCCCGATACGATTTGATTTCCATCCTTGGAATAAATTTCGATGTATGGCTGTCGGTACTCAATCTCGGTTCGAGCGACGCGGATCGGTTCATCGGCGTCGAGTACCGCCACGTTCGGCTCGCGCATCGTGGCGGGACGTCGCAGCACGGTCAGGTCGGGCAGGATTCGCTGGCCAGCCTCCGCGAGCCAGATGCGTTCTCCCACATCCGCGAAATAGCCGGCCGCTCTGAGCGGCATTTTGAGTTGGCGGAGAATTTCGACGATCAAGACTTGATGAAAGCCAACCCAGTGAATCGGCGACTCCAAGTAGGGATCCATTCCCGGAAACGGACTCGGCATATTTTAGCCTCTCACAGTCTCACCGGGCGAACGGACGCATCGCCACCCGGCGTTTACCTCCGCCAGTTTATACGAAGAAGACCTTCGAGCCATAGAACTCTGTTTTCCTCAGCCGGGCATTGAATCCTATTCCCACCCGCACTTTTCACGCACGGCGACCATCTTCTCCAGGATCGCGTTCCATGTCGCGGGCTTCTCCATCACGTCGTTGGGGAACATGCAGCCGTCCCAGCAGATGTGCTCGATGCCGCGACTCGGGGCATCTTTGAGCCAATACTTCGAGCACTCCACGATGTCGAGCTTGCCGCCCGGATCATCGGCGAGGCAGTGACGTCCGGTCTTGTCGTGGCTGCCGGTGCCGTGGACGCTGCCGTCGTTCTGGGCGACATGGAAGTCGATCGTCCAAGGGCGCAGGGCATCAGTCATGGTCTCGTAAGCGGCCCGGAAATCTTCGTCGCTGTAGCCTTCCTGAAGCAGTGCGTGCTCGGGAGCGTTATAGCCCATCAGATAGAGATAGGTGTGTGCGAGGTCGGCTTGAAATCCGAGCGTCTCGGGCATGTCAACCGCTTCGAGCAGGTTGAGCACGTCCTTCCACGAGTGCATCCCCGCCCAACAAATTTCGCCCTCAGCGGCCAATCGCTCGCCGTGGTCGGCTGCTACTTTCGCGGCCTCTTTGAAGGTCTCCGCGATCTTCTTTGTTCCGGCTTCCGGGTCCTTGACCCACTCCTCAGTGCCGGTGGCCGAGTCGATACGGATGCAGCCGTAGGAGCGGACGCCGTGCTCGTTAAAGACCTTCGCAATGCGGCAGGCTTTCTCGACGGCGGTCACGAATTTCTTTCGCTGCTCGGCATCGCCCATGGCCGAATCGCCGACGGTACCCGGCCAGATGGGGGCGACGAGCGAACCGATCTTGAAGTCGTAGCCGGCGACCTTGTCGGCGATCGCCTTGAGCTCGTCGTCCGAGGCATCGGGGTCGGTATGCGGCAGGAAGAGGAAGTAATCGACCCCCTCGAACTTCTGCCCGTTGACCTCCGCGGCGGCGGTCCACTCGAGCATCTGGTCGAGACTGATCGGGGGGTTGTCGGTCCCCTCTTCCTTCCCGACAAGCCCGGGCCACATGGCGTTATGAAGTTTGGGTTTGTTGTGCGGCATTTTTTCTCCTACCAAGGCGACGACATGTCGTCGCCTTGACGTGTTACTCAAAAGGTGATTTCCAATCGAAAACCGTCGCGCCCTGTTCCTCGTGTTTTTTCACATAGGCGACGGCGTTCAGGTACTCGCGCTCTGTCGGTTTCGACTTCATATGACAGCACCGGCTCCAGGCCCGCCCCGAGGTCATTCCTAAGGAGTGCAACTGTCGAGTCGCGGCTGCCTTGAGACGACCAACAGCCTTTCGGATTTCGAGTGAACCGAACTTGGCCAACAGGTGAGTGTGGTCTGACATGACCGCAATCACCGAGGGCTGTAACTCCATCGAACTGGATTCGTCATAGACTGCGGCGACAACAATCTGCTGTTCATTTTCCTCGAGATAGACAGGTTCCGCCGCCATCATCTGCTCAGCACTATAGTGCAGGTCCTCGTATCTCCTCGCCTCGTAGGTCTTTTCGTTATGTTTCGCATACCGCTCGGGCGGCGGCACGTACTCGCGCTTGCGCCATGTCTGAAAGCCGCGGGGGTCGCCAGGAAGCCACGTACCGTAGGTGGACCAAGTAACGAGCCACCACTTCCCGGTCATTGGATTTTCCTCGAACGAATTAAAACCAAGGCGACGACAAGTCATCGCCTTGGTGAGATCGAAATCAATCCTTATAAGCCCCCATCTCCGGCGCATCGGGTTGGGCCCCCGGGCCGAAGTACCGCAGGCCGACGAGGGGTTCTGTTCCCGTGTTCTCGAACTTCACGCCGTCTTTCGCCGCTTTCGCCGTGACGAAGACTTCGTCTTCGGTCATCGCGCCGAAGCGAATCATCGCCGGGGTTTGCAGTTTCAAATTGCCGATCCGGCCCGATCCCTGCACCGTGATCCAGCCGTAGGCGCCGCCGTCTTTGATCGTGCAGTTTGCGCCGGGCTGTAGGGTGAGTTCCTTCGCCGTAAAGAGTTGTTCACCGCCGACCTTGCCGTAGACGATCCACTTGTCGACCCAGCCTTCCGACTCGCCTCCTTCGGAAATCACCGGCTCCAGGTAGTGGTTGTCCTTAAAATTCGGATCGACGTTGCCATCCCAGTCGAGGGCGTCGACGATGTATTCCAGATCCTGATGCTTGTCCTCCGGGAAGTCTTTCACCAAGAGCGACCAAGGCACGTCGCGGCCTTCGACCAGCGACTGGTACATCGCGAAAACGTCGCTGCCCCACTGGGGCTCGTACGTGACGAGACTGCCCGGTGCGTGCAGCACGCAAGGCGGGATCAACCAACCGGTGCCGGGTTTGAGGCGATAGGCCTTCGAGAAGTCGATGATGCCGTTGTCGCCGTCATTCCAGCGCTCCAGGCATTTGACGATGTCGTCCTTCGTGGTGCCCGGCTCAAGCCCCATGAACGTGTACGGGAAGTTATTTCCGATCGCGTTCATCTGCGGCGGGAAGTAGTACGATTCCGGCTTGCCTTCCTGTCCGACGAGTTTGGCCTGCTCGGCGCTTTGGTGCATGTGGTGCGGGATCGGGCCCATGTTGTCGAAAAACTTGGAATAGACGGGCCATTTGCCGTACTTGTTCCAAATCTCCTCGCCGATCACGTCGCCCTTCAGCTCTTCAATCGCTTCTTTAAGCGTGAATCGTTCGCCTTGGAACACACAGTAGCTCAGGCCCTCATCGGGCGGTGCACCTTCATTGGCGGCCGGGGTCGTCGAGCCAAACCAACGTTCGTCGATGCCGCCGCGATCCTTTCCGAGGGCGTAGTAATCGTCCGGGTGGAGTTTCAGCCGACGGCCCGGTTGCAGGAAAGAGCGAGGCACCCATGTCGGGGCGAGACGGAAGATGCCGCCCCCTTCGGTGAGGGCATTGATCGCGGTTTGAGCAGCCTTGGACATCGCAGTGAACCTCTCCGGCAGTCGCCGGTCATTGCCAGGATGAATCGGTTGGAATCCGTATTTTGCCACCGCACTCCGCACTGCGAAACCGTAGGCGGAAATTGATGCGATACTCGAGGGTGGAGCGGCACGTCGCCGTTTGGCCGCGACCGACAGGGAGCGCTACAGCGTGACTCGATTCGCCTTGTCACGACGATTCGTTACCGTAGATAGAGCACGCCGAGGGGTGTGTGGGACGCGACGGCGCAGGAGCACAAAAATGCGGGTGGGAGTACTGGGAGCGACCGGCTACACGGCGCTTGAACTGCTGAAGATTCTCGTGCGGCATCCCGATGTCGAAGTCACTGGTCTGACGACGCGGCAGGAGCACACGCCGCACGTCTCGGAGGTGCATCCGAGCCTCACGGGTCGGCTCGATCTGAAGTGCGAAGACCTCCGTACAGCCGAACTCGCCGAGCGGGCCGAGTTGGTTTTCTGCGCCGTACCGCACGGCGCGGCGATGGCGGCAGTGCCGGAACTACTAGAAGCCGGTTGCAAGGTCATTGACCTGAGCGCCGATTACCGACTCAGCGACCCGGCGGTCTATGAATCCTGGTACGGCCTCGTCCACACCGACCCGACCCGATTGGGGACGACCGTCTATGGGCTACCTGAGCTGTTCGCAGATGACATTCCCGGCAAAGACCTGATCGCGAACCCCGGCTGCTACACCAGCACGTCGATCCTTGGCCTCGCCCCGCTTCTGGCTGAAGGACTGATCGAACCAACGGGGATCATTATCGACGCCAAGAGCGGCGTCTCCGGGGCCGGTCGGACACCCAAGATGACGACGCTGTACCCCGAGTGCAACGAGTCGATCAGCGCCTACGCCGTCGGGCGGCACCGACACACACCGGAAATCGAGCAAGTGCTGTCGAAGGTCTCTGGCAAGTCGGTCGAGGTGCTCTTCACACCCCATCTGGTCCCGATGGATCGCGGGATTCTCGCCACGATGTATGCCACGCCGACGGAGCAGCGCAGCGATGACGACCTGCTCGAAGCGATGCGAAACTACTACCGGGGCAAACCGTTCGTCCGTGTCGTCGACCGACTCCCCGCCACCAAGGACGTCTCCGGCACCAACTTCTGCGACGTCACCGTCCGCCAATGCCGCGGCAAGGTGCTGGTACTCTCGGTGACCGATAACCTCATCAAAGGCGCATCGGGCGTGGCGGTGCAGAATCTGAATTTGCTGGCCGGGTTCGACGAGACCGCGGGGTTGTTGTGAACAAAGCTAAACGTCTCTTTTTGGCAATAGAGATCACCAAGTGGCGGAGGTTTACTCTCTGTCGCCAGACACCCCGCTGACGCCGACAGGCTGCGTCGAATGCGTCGCCGATTTTGGCTGCCACATCGGGCGACCAGACTCCGCGGCACGACTTGCCGCATCGGCGGCGATCGCCGCGACATCACCACCAAACCGTTCAGATATATCGCGCCGGACGCGATGAATCTCTTCGATGGGGCTTTCAGGTTTCGGTTTCTGAGTC contains:
- a CDS encoding sigma 54-interacting transcriptional regulator, whose translation is MRTREHLAQDHAYLVVRSGASWRDVYRLEPDRVLTVGRAAENRIVLADEMCSRRHCEIYGQAEQWKVRDLDSRNGTEVDGKPIIELELSEGNVIQIGSTELMFSFDLGRIEAARNGEDQQSATITATGPEILDRRKVTSYLSLEDLERAEDLARLGEDLASLYRLALSMAEVDDISDLGRRVLDQLCKRTGAEIGALLITKKSSLDLPRLKVPNDFDLTAFHSADGDQPNLSHSVSEIVLDSDEAVLANDLADDSRLSDRDSLGELRARGVICAPMRWDEKTYGLVHLYTMNPQIRLGTNDLDFTLAVANQLAIVVNQKHERDRLTLNLTRAESENRNLKQQLRSETEIIGDSPPMQQLKTEIARVAPTEATVLVRGESGVGKELVARALHAGSGRASGPLVCLNCAALAESLLESELFGHEKGAFTGATAKKAGKFEQADGGTLFLDEVGEMPMSIQAKFLRAMEGHAFERVGGSRPISADVRIVAATNRDLETAVREGDFRRDLYFRLNVVIVTVPPLKRRTGDIDILARHFVQKFSMRSDRVIRGLTKSAVELLRHHSWPGNVRELQNTIERAVILCEGDEIADTDLQLMPLDQEEVSTDTAEFAPVSLAEVERRHILATLTSTDGNKSKAAQILGIERSTLDRKLKRYRDG
- a CDS encoding DUF4058 family protein, which gives rise to MPSPFPGMDPYLESPIHWVGFHQVLIVEILRQLKMPLRAAGYFADVGERIWLAEAGQRILPDLTVLRRPATMREPNVAVLDADEPIRVARTEIEYRQPYIEIYSKDGNQIVSGIEIVSPANKSRGKGRRLYRRKQKETRRAGIHLVEVDLLRGGRPIVDLPPAVFENSKAHDYAINIGRRGSEDFEFYLLGVRERLPRIPVPLRARDTDVVLDLQVCVNAAFDTGPYEDRIDYTEEPNPPLEAEDAAWADGVLRAAKLRH
- the greA gene encoding transcription elongation factor GreA; protein product: MDRQPITQAGYDKILAEIKQLEEVEMPQVREAIKVAREEGDLSENAEYHGQREQQGMLQAKIYQLKSRLSNCVIVKKEDLPKDVVGFGTIVTVKDLSDDIEEQYELVGPGEEDYSAEPMKILTSSPIAQALEGKKVGDQAETEIPTGTLRLEIVKIEPAE
- a CDS encoding Gfo/Idh/MocA family protein codes for the protein MSKPLNIGLIGYGFMGRTHSNAYSQVSHFFDTEYKPVKKAVCGRDKEKAQAFADQWGYESVETDWKQLIARNDIDAIDICTPNNLHSGPAIAAAEAGKTILCEKPLAIDSEEAEKMCEAVEKAGVPNIVWYNYRRIPAVTLAKQLIDEGRLGKIFHYRANFLQDWTINADLPQGGAALWRLDAEAAGSGVTGDLLAHCIDTAIWLNGSITDVSAMTETFVKERMHNLTGKMEAVKIDDACAFLCHFGNGSLGLFESTRYARGHKALYTFEINGEKASIRWDLHDLNRLEYFDHSDDSVVRGWRTVHITDGDMPYMDHWWVPGLCIGYEHTFIHQVADFLKSLETGEAAGPTFRDALETQQVCDAVLHSAKERCWTDVAG
- a CDS encoding sugar phosphate isomerase/epimerase family protein, with the translated sequence MPHNKPKLHNAMWPGLVGKEEGTDNPPISLDQMLEWTAAAEVNGQKFEGVDYFLFLPHTDPDASDDELKAIADKVAGYDFKIGSLVAPIWPGTVGDSAMGDAEQRKKFVTAVEKACRIAKVFNEHGVRSYGCIRIDSATGTEEWVKDPEAGTKKIAETFKEAAKVAADHGERLAAEGEICWAGMHSWKDVLNLLEAVDMPETLGFQADLAHTYLYLMGYNAPEHALLQEGYSDEDFRAAYETMTDALRPWTIDFHVAQNDGSVHGTGSHDKTGRHCLADDPGGKLDIVECSKYWLKDAPSRGIEHICWDGCMFPNDVMEKPATWNAILEKMVAVREKCGWE
- a CDS encoding 3'-5' exoribonuclease domain-containing protein, translating into MPKPEIYISTDVETDGPIPGPHSMLSLGSAAYLADKSLVNTFEVNLDLLDGASGHPDTMKWWKTQPDAWAACRTEPQPPDKAMHRYVSWIESLEGKPVFAAYPAGFDFLFVYWYLIRFVGRSPFSHSALDMKTLAMALLRKDYRNSTKRNMPKRWFDKLPHTHKALDDAIEQGAMLCNMLAELKSSR
- a CDS encoding class I mannose-6-phosphate isomerase, with protein sequence MSKAAQTAINALTEGGGIFRLAPTWVPRSFLQPGRRLKLHPDDYYALGKDRGGIDERWFGSTTPAANEGAPPDEGLSYCVFQGERFTLKEAIEELKGDVIGEEIWNKYGKWPVYSKFFDNMGPIPHHMHQSAEQAKLVGQEGKPESYYFPPQMNAIGNNFPYTFMGLEPGTTKDDIVKCLERWNDGDNGIIDFSKAYRLKPGTGWLIPPCVLHAPGSLVTYEPQWGSDVFAMYQSLVEGRDVPWSLLVKDFPEDKHQDLEYIVDALDWDGNVDPNFKDNHYLEPVISEGGESEGWVDKWIVYGKVGGEQLFTAKELTLQPGANCTIKDGGAYGWITVQGSGRIGNLKLQTPAMIRFGAMTEDEVFVTAKAAKDGVKFENTGTEPLVGLRYFGPGAQPDAPEMGAYKD
- a CDS encoding outer membrane protein assembly factor BamB family protein, with amino-acid sequence MTSISALRSALFGRAIPISKSVQFAVALGMIVLIAYPAQASAAEHWPRFRGPDGAGVVSGTTIPSKWAAEDYLWNVEIEGVGHSSPVVWGDRLFLNTATNDGRDRRLIAIDIATGASIWSVDLNLDSNHLHQKNSWASGSPAVDADVVCTTFADTEQFVVSAFDHDGELLWRQDVGPFDSKHGHGASPLLVGDLVIVTNDQLGPSATYAFSKFDGEVRWKLDRASGHTAYSTPLMIERNGRKQVVLSSSASGVTAVDVADGSEVWSTRGFRQRVVGSPILAGDFVIQTAGQGGGGKDFLAIDPYGKGDRKAGSIVKEMTRSLPYVPTPVYYDGKLFLWTDGGIIVCLDATDFRRLWIERLPGAAFSGSPVCIDGRLCAMSEDGTAYVVSASDRFELLGRTALGDPSYSTPAVANNKLFLRTFHRLMCLPGQD